Part of the Montipora foliosa isolate CH-2021 chromosome 13, ASM3666993v2, whole genome shotgun sequence genome is shown below.
TTGCTACTTTTGGCGAGTTTGTAGAAAAAGTCAATGAAgttcaaagtaaatttactATAAAAATCAATTATTTAGAACACAAAAGTGAGATAGATAtaggaaaaaataaattagaAGTAGATAAGAGAATGGCAAGGGTCTTAGGACTCTTGAACACTGAACAAAAAGTATCGAAAATCATACAAGATATAAATAGTTCATCGTGCACTTTTACAGTgctcaagaaaggaaaagaagtgATAGGAGTGCGTTTAGATGCCACAAGTGGAGACAGTAAAGCAATTCAAATAGCTAGAAGACACGATCATTCAGTTTGGAGTGAAATTTCCCCCAGTTCTTTTCAATTCATTCTTGTGGATTGTGACTTTGTTATAGAAGAAATGGTAGGAAAAGAAAGAACTCAAAATTTGGAAATGGTTCCCTTCAATCCGCTGAcggatcattattattaatcgCCTGAAAGATTCGTGCTATGTTACAAAGAGTAGGAGCGATTAGAAAGGGAAACAAGAGAACTAGGTGGCATAAGGCATTAGGTGGATGGTATTTACACGGAAAACATGCTGGAGAACCCATGCCGGGTCGTAAAGCAGCTATGTTAAGAGCTTATATAGAAGCGGCTTTAAGAAATTTCAAAAGACCTAGTAGTAAAGCTAGTTCTTCTTGGATGCAAGCTGCCAAGAGACAACGTGGAAGAGGAATAAGTGGATAGTACTTGGTCAACTTGGACAAACAGTTAAGGGAATTGGAAAACAAGCTCTTTTAAGAGCCGCTTTACCATTGTATGACATGGGTACCGGAATATTAAGGCGAAAAGGTAGACAATTACTTCAAAGTTACATAAGGAAAAAACAGAGAGGAAAAGGTGTGTCTGGCGATCTATCGGCACTCGTTCAATTTATggcagaaaaaaagagaagacaaAGAGGGAGAGGTCAAAGAGGGGGGTTCCTTCCTTTTCTTGTTCCGGCCTTGGGAGCATTGGCAACCGGAGTTCTCGGTGGTGCTGCCTCATTTGGAACTAAAAAATTACTAGACAAACTGATAAAATAAAAGACGACACTTTATTTGAAAAGTGATCACTTTGTAAAAGACTTTGAGAGAGTAACATCTTGTGAATCATGTTTTCTTACCTTGCTCAagacagaaaaaagaaagaagatgGAAAGACAAATgtagaagaagaaaaaggaaaaatgaaagcattaaagaaacaaaaagacgaaaccgAAAATCTTAAAGAAAAGGTAGTTTCTGAGCTGTTGAgaacacaaaaaaataatgaggaaaagcaaaatgatgATGATACAACAGATGAATTGTTAAAGGTGctagaattattggaaagaagAAGTGATGAGTGTGAACGAGAATTAGACGCCCATAAACGCCTATTTTCGATAATGATCAGTGAGGGTAATGTACGTGGgctaaaagaagaagaaagtgaagaaaaagaagaaatgcgAGATGTAGCACAAAAAAAGAGAGATAGTGTGAGATTAGATATTCTTAAAGATCACtcagacaaagaaaaaatggaagaagaGATAGTGAAATTAAGAGCGGTGAATACACAAATGATGCAATTATTAGGATTGAACCAATCAGGAGACAGTGGTGAAAAAGATAAAGTCTCTAACAAAGGAGAAAAAGCATCATTAGCAAAGAAAAGGCGGGTGGAAGAAGAAGACacacttgattctcttttggaaggtttgaagaaaagaggaaaaaaaattaagaaatgaaGAGATTTGCTCAAGTCGAAGTTTTGGAAGAAGATGTTGAAGGACCATCACCTAAATTACCTTTAGTAGAGACCTGGGATCTATCCTATCCAACAAAAATTTTTCGAGAACCTTATGAAACGACTTCTAAAAAGTTAACATTTGAAGTGAAAGCTAGAAAAGATAATTGGTTCATCCCCTCGGACATCAGGTTATACATGAAAGTACGACCACGATTGGCAGACGGTACCCAACCACGAGATCCAGCTAATGCTGCCGATGGAGCGAACGTTCACGTTCGTTTCATAAATGATATAGCTGCTTGGATAATCAAAAGTATACGTGTTAAACCAAAAAGACAACATGATGTCGAAGTGATATCACCGTATTTAGCTTTTGAAGAATCGTTAAGATCTGATTTTCAAACCAGCAAAGATGAGAAGGAAAGCGAGCAGTTATTACTTTATAGAGGATATGATCCGAAGATGAATTATAATCAGCATAAGGAAAAGTGTGGATTTGCAAAAGCTGCCCCCACTGCCGAAGAATTGGTCGTTAAAAACTTTGAAATATATCAATATAATTTGGGGTGGATTCCAATCATAATAAAACCCTTACCCGGTTTTTTGCATGAAATTCATAAAGCTTTACCATCTTTAATGGATTATGTGATAGAAATCGACTTACAAGATGATGCATTTATGCTAATATCCAGAGCAGGAGCGAATGACGGTGATGGAGCTGTAAACAATAATTCAGTGTATCAAATTCAtcccagcgaaatatttttgttaatcGATTATAAATCGATGGGGGCAGACGAAGATcaaaaaatggagaaaaaagtTTTTGCTCAAGATGATTTGATGTTTGACACTTATGATAAAGTCAGACTGGTCTTCAGTAAGACAATTACAGAAAGCAATGCAGCTGAAGGTGTGTTAGTTTCAGATTGGACTTCCTTAGATGGAAGAATTCCGGACAGAGTGTCACAGACATCTCATATACAAGCTCCAGGATTATTCAAACCTTTTCAATGTAGCAAGATTCAATTATACATTGATGACCGTCCTATTTTTGCAAAAGGTCACGTCAATTGGACAAACAATCTCACAAATAGAAGATATTTATGGGAAACTCAGTGTGACATGGTTGCAGATGTAGGTGACTCCAAAAGAGAAAACAtcggaaattttcctttggataAAATCCAGCATGGTAGATGGTTTGGCTATATAGAGGTAACTCCTaacagaaaaaaaggaatatcTAACACCGTTCGCAAAATTGATGGTATTTTCTCTGCTAGAATTTGGTTTAGTGCAACCAACAATGCAAACAGACGACAACTTGTCATCGGCTGGTTTGAAAGAGGGGAATTAACGTGTGTTAATCCTCTGGATAATAGCTGGGCTCCAAAAGCATTCAAAGAACTACCAACCAAAAATCCTGTCAAGTTCAGCAACTTCATAGACGGTTCGACTATATAAAAATGCACGATACTATGGAACTTACTTTAGCTTGTTCAAAAGATgaacacatttcaaaaaataattttctagGAGTTTTTGCTGCGGATAAAATCCCTTACTATATTCCCTCTCTTTGTTGTTTCATTATGATTACAGATAAACATGGGTTGGAAGGAGAACATTGGGTTGCTATTTTTTGTAAGGAAGGAAAgacattttattttgattcgtaCGATGGGAACGAGATATATGGAAATGAGAACTGTAGACAATTTTTATCTAGAGACTGGACTAGAAACGACATAGTCTTACAACAACTAGATAGTGATGTGTGTGGAGATTATTGTAtctactttttaaaaaaatgagttGTATGGAAACACCTAGTTTAGAATTTCTTAAGAAAGATTTTGATGTAGACGATCCATTTTCGAATGACTTTAGAGTGTGGGAAAACGTGCATTCAACCTTTCCAAAAACTTTAGACAAGATAAGTCACGTCGTTAATTTTAACGATGTCACGGATGAAAGATTAGTAAAATTAATCAGAGATACCTTAAAAGAAAGTAAGCAAATATGTAAACCTCGTAAAAATATAAAGATGAGTGTAAGTAGAAAGAGAAAGCATTTGTATTGATATCATGGAACTGTGCGAACGTGTTTCGTCTCCTAAATTTACCCATCCGAGTAACATCGCTATATATGGAAATACGGGTACGGGAAAGACTCACTTCCTATATTCTCTACTCTCAAACGCCAATCTCTACTTTTCTACAAGAGACGGagaaaatataaagaaaatcGTATATTGTTATGGGTCTGTTTGGCAACCCATTTTTGATCGAATGGTGGAAAAAGGAATCGTTCTACACAAAGGTTTACCAGATAACATTAAAttcttatttaaagaagaagaaagaccAGGTATAATCGTATTAGACGACCTACAGTCCGAGATAGAAAACAATGTGGAGACACAGCACTTATTGACGAAAAACGCTCATCATTTAAATTTATCGAGCATTATTGTTTTCCAATCGCTCTTCCCACCAGGTAAATATGCTACAGTCATGCGGAGTCAATTTGCTGCTTTAGTGTTCTTTGGATTTAGAAACGAAACTAATGCTTTACGACTTCGTTTTCGAGACTACGTGCCTTCAAAAAAACATCTGGATTCACTCATAAAACTTTATCGAATATGGACGGAAAGAAAAG
Proteins encoded:
- the LOC137981961 gene encoding tropomyosin-like codes for the protein MFSYLAQDRKKKEDGKTNVEEEKGKMKALKKQKDETENLKEKVVSELLRTQKNNEEKQNDDDTTDELLKVLELLERRSDECERELDAHKRLFSIMISEGNVRGLKEEESEEKEEMRDVAQKKRDSVRLDILKDHSDKEKMEEEIVKLRAVNTQMMQLLGLNQSGDSGEKDKVSNKGEKASLAKKRRVEEEDTLDSLLEGLKKRGKKIKK